GAGATGGCCGCGCCGACCATCGCGCAGGTCCGGGCCGGCTCGATGTTCGCGGAGACGGAGATACAGCCGCTCCCGCCGGTGGCGATAATGGGCAGCGTCATCGCGTCGTCGCCCGAGAGGACCGCGTAGTTCTCCTCGCGTGTGCGCTCGATGACTTCGGTGATGCGGTTCATGTCGCCGGAGGCGGCCTTGTAGCCGACGACGTTCTCGTGTTCGGCCAGGTTGACCGCGGTCTCGACGGCGATGTTGCGGCCCGTTCGCGAGGGGACGTTGTAGATGATCTGGGGCAGGTCGACGGCGTCGGCGACCTGGCGGAAGTGGTGTTCCATCCCGGCGGGCTCGGGGGTGTTGTAGTACGGCGAGATGAGGAGGAGGCCGTCGGCGCCGGCGTCGGCGGCGCGTTCGGAAAGTTCCAGGGCCTCGCGGGTGTTGTTGCTGCCGGAGCCGGCGATGACCGGGACGTCGTCGAGGGCGTCGATGACGGCCTCGATGACCTCCACGTGTTCGTCGTGGGACATCGTCGAGCTCTCGCCGGTGGTGCCCATCGGGACGACGCCGTCGACGCCGCGGGCCTCGAGCCACTGGGCGTGCTCGCGGAGCCGTTCGAAGTCGATGCTCTCGTCCTCGTGGAACGGCGTGGTCATCGCGGGGAAC
Above is a genomic segment from Halorientalis sp. LT38 containing:
- the dapA gene encoding 4-hydroxy-tetrahydrodipicolinate synthase, with the translated sequence MTHDTFTGVFPAMTTPFHEDESIDFERLREHAQWLEARGVDGVVPMGTTGESSTMSHDEHVEVIEAVIDALDDVPVIAGSGSNNTREALELSERAADAGADGLLLISPYYNTPEPAGMEHHFRQVADAVDLPQIIYNVPSRTGRNIAVETAVNLAEHENVVGYKAASGDMNRITEVIERTREENYAVLSGDDAMTLPIIATGGSGCISVSANIEPARTCAMVGAAISGDYERAREYHHELGELFRVLFTETNPIPVKEAMAIRGHYDSPRMRSPLSRATDETLAALRETLDDLDDGSAPEPAEAQR